Proteins from a genomic interval of Pseudomonas anuradhapurensis:
- a CDS encoding lipocalin-like domain-containing protein, which produces MRHSLRLLLSGLLSSLLGGCEQPTEQSYAGLGQQAAAFSQVTRGQHLAFPRDHGAHDGFRIEWWYVTANLQDARQRDWGVQWTLFRSALRPGPETASWNSPNLWLGHAALTGPGGHQSAETLARGGIGQAGVQAQPFRAWINDWTLQGSAGIDNLQMLATTEGFRYDLQLHSDGPLVLHGEQGYSEKSGKGQASYYYSQPFYHVRGYVQRGGQCIAVTGRAWLDREWSSQPLAAGQTGWDWFSLHLDNGAKLMLFQVRQAQGEAYRAGTWVGPQGQVVALSGAQVQLQAQAWTRQKNGKRVPTRWRVRVPGQGVDVQAEALEPQAWMDTRFPYWEGPVRLTGSAGGRGYLEMTGY; this is translated from the coding sequence ATGAGGCATAGCCTGCGCCTGCTGTTGTCTGGCCTGCTAAGTAGCTTGCTGGGTGGCTGCGAGCAGCCGACGGAGCAGAGCTATGCCGGGCTCGGCCAGCAGGCGGCGGCGTTCAGCCAGGTGACCCGTGGCCAGCACCTGGCTTTTCCACGCGACCATGGGGCGCATGATGGCTTTCGCATCGAATGGTGGTACGTCACCGCCAACCTGCAGGATGCCCGCCAGCGGGACTGGGGCGTGCAGTGGACACTGTTCCGCTCGGCCCTGCGCCCCGGCCCGGAAACTGCCAGCTGGAACAGCCCGAACCTGTGGCTGGGTCACGCGGCGTTGACCGGCCCGGGCGGCCACCAGTCGGCTGAGACCCTGGCGCGCGGCGGCATCGGCCAGGCCGGCGTTCAGGCCCAGCCGTTCCGGGCGTGGATCAATGACTGGACGCTGCAGGGCAGCGCTGGCATCGACAACCTGCAGATGCTGGCCACTACCGAAGGCTTTCGCTATGACCTGCAACTGCACAGCGATGGGCCCTTGGTGTTGCACGGCGAGCAGGGCTACAGCGAGAAGTCCGGCAAGGGGCAGGCTTCGTACTATTACAGCCAGCCGTTCTACCACGTGCGTGGGTACGTACAGCGTGGTGGTCAGTGTATTGCTGTCACAGGCCGGGCCTGGCTGGACCGGGAGTGGAGCAGCCAGCCCTTGGCCGCCGGGCAGACCGGCTGGGACTGGTTTTCGCTGCACCTGGACAACGGCGCCAAGCTGATGCTGTTCCAGGTGCGCCAGGCCCAGGGCGAGGCGTATCGCGCCGGCACCTGGGTGGGCCCGCAAGGTCAGGTGGTGGCGCTGTCGGGCGCGCAGGTCCAGCTGCAGGCGCAGGCCTGGACGCGGCAGAAAAATGGCAAGCGGGTGCCGACGCGCTGGCGGGTGCGGGTGCCGGGGCAGGGCGTGGATGTGCAGGCCGAGGCGCTGGAGCCGCAGGCGTGGATGGACACCCGCTTCCCGTACTGGGAAGGGCCGGTGCGGTTGACCGGGAGTGCGGGTGGGCGTGGTTATCTGGAAATGACCGGGTACTAG
- the alr gene encoding alanine racemase, producing MPFRRTLLAASLALLITGQAPLYAAPPLSMDNGTTALTVQNSNAWVEISASALQHNIRTLQAELGGKSKLCAVLKADAYGHGIGLVMPSIIAQGVPCVAVASNEEARVVRASGFTGQLVRVRLASLGEVEDALQYDMEELVGSAEFARQLDALAERHGKTLRIHLALNSSGMSRNGVEMATWSGRGEALQITDQKHLKLVALMTHFAVEDKDDVRKGLAAFNEQTDWLIKHAKLDRSKLTLHAANSFATLEVPEARLDMVRTGGALFGDTVPTHTEYQRVMQFKSHVAAVHSYPAGNTVGYDRTFTLTRDSRLANITVGYSDGYRRVFTNKGHVLINGHRVPVVGKVSMNTLMVDVTDFPDVKGGNEVVLFGKQAGGEITQAEIEEINGALLADLYTVWGNSNPKILVD from the coding sequence ATGCCATTTCGCCGTACCCTCCTGGCTGCCTCCCTCGCTCTGCTGATCACTGGCCAAGCCCCGCTGTACGCCGCACCGCCGCTGTCGATGGACAACGGCACCACCGCCCTGACTGTGCAGAACAGCAACGCTTGGGTCGAAATCAGTGCCAGCGCGCTGCAGCACAACATTCGTACCTTGCAGGCCGAGCTGGGTGGCAAGTCCAAGCTGTGCGCCGTGCTCAAGGCCGACGCCTATGGCCACGGCATCGGCCTGGTGATGCCCTCGATCATTGCCCAGGGCGTGCCCTGCGTGGCGGTGGCCAGCAACGAGGAAGCCCGTGTGGTCCGTGCCAGTGGCTTCACCGGGCAGCTGGTGCGGGTGCGCCTGGCCAGCCTCGGTGAAGTGGAAGATGCCCTGCAGTACGACATGGAAGAACTGGTCGGCAGCGCCGAGTTCGCCCGCCAGCTCGATGCCCTGGCCGAGCGTCACGGCAAGACCTTGCGCATCCACCTGGCGCTCAATTCCAGCGGCATGAGCCGCAACGGGGTAGAAATGGCCACTTGGTCCGGCCGTGGCGAAGCACTGCAGATCACCGACCAAAAGCACCTCAAGCTGGTCGCGCTGATGACCCACTTCGCCGTGGAAGACAAGGACGATGTGCGCAAAGGCCTGGCCGCCTTCAACGAGCAGACCGACTGGCTGATCAAGCATGCCAAGCTGGATCGCAGCAAGCTCACCCTGCACGCGGCCAACTCCTTCGCCACGCTGGAAGTGCCGGAAGCGCGCCTGGACATGGTGCGCACCGGTGGCGCGCTGTTCGGCGATACCGTGCCGACGCACACCGAGTACCAGCGGGTCATGCAGTTCAAGTCGCACGTGGCTGCGGTGCACAGCTACCCGGCCGGCAACACTGTAGGCTACGACCGCACCTTCACCCTGACCCGTGATTCGCGCCTGGCCAACATCACCGTCGGCTACTCCGATGGCTATCGCCGGGTGTTCACCAACAAGGGCCATGTGCTGATCAACGGCCACCGTGTGCCGGTGGTGGGCAAGGTGTCGATGAACACGTTGATGGTCGATGTCACCGACTTCCCCGATGTGAAGGGTGGCAACGAAGTGGTGTTGTTCGGCAAGCAGGCCGGGGGCGAAATCACCCAGGCCGAGATCGAGGAAATCAACGGCGCGCTGCTGGCCGACCTGTACACCGTATGGGGCAACTCCAACCCGAAGATTCTGGTCGACTGA
- a CDS encoding D-serine ammonia-lyase, giving the protein MIHGKTLQAWCNSHPLIEDLVALHETRWFNPNIAPAAQALADVGLSAADVSAASARLARFAPYLASVFADTAASGGIIESPLRPLPRLHASLLQAAGLHASGSLWLKADSELPISGSIKARGGIHEVLKHAEDLALAAGLISVDSDYRALASDQAREFFSRYKVAVGSTGNLGLSIGIISARLGFQATVHMSADARQWKKDKLRSHGVNVVEYASDYSVAVAQGRQQAAADPTCYFVDDENSPHLFLGYAVAAERLARQFDAAGIQVDAEHPLFVYLPCGVGGGPGGVAFGLKLIWGDHVHCLFAEPTHSPCMFLGVYSGLHDATSVQDFGIDNVTAADGLAVGRPSGFVGKAMQRLLDGYYTVSDETLYRLLVLAHDLEQARLEPSALAGMPGLLKVLDSPEYLARMGLSSERMARATHLVWGTGGSMVPEAEFAAYLSKGRSGT; this is encoded by the coding sequence ATGATTCACGGCAAGACGCTGCAAGCATGGTGCAACTCCCATCCCCTGATCGAGGATCTGGTGGCACTGCATGAAACCCGCTGGTTCAACCCGAACATCGCCCCGGCCGCCCAGGCCCTGGCCGATGTCGGCCTGAGCGCCGCCGATGTCAGTGCGGCCAGCGCCCGGCTGGCGCGCTTTGCCCCGTACCTGGCCAGTGTATTTGCCGATACCGCCGCCAGCGGCGGCATCATCGAATCGCCATTGCGCCCGCTGCCCAGGCTGCACGCCAGCCTGCTGCAGGCGGCCGGCCTGCACGCCAGCGGTTCGCTGTGGCTCAAGGCCGACAGCGAACTGCCGATCTCCGGCTCGATCAAGGCCCGCGGCGGTATTCACGAAGTGCTCAAGCATGCCGAAGACCTGGCCCTGGCCGCCGGCCTGATCAGCGTCGACAGCGACTACAGGGCCCTGGCCAGCGACCAGGCGCGAGAATTCTTCAGCCGCTACAAGGTTGCCGTCGGTTCGACCGGTAACCTCGGCCTGTCAATCGGCATCATCAGCGCCAGGCTGGGTTTCCAGGCCACCGTGCACATGTCGGCCGATGCCCGGCAGTGGAAAAAGGACAAACTGCGTAGCCATGGCGTGAATGTGGTCGAGTACGCCAGCGACTACAGCGTGGCGGTGGCGCAAGGGCGCCAGCAGGCGGCGGCGGACCCGACCTGCTATTTCGTCGATGACGAGAACTCGCCGCACCTGTTCCTTGGCTACGCCGTGGCCGCCGAGCGGCTTGCCAGGCAGTTCGACGCGGCCGGTATCCAGGTGGATGCCGAGCACCCGTTGTTCGTCTACCTGCCCTGCGGCGTTGGCGGTGGGCCGGGTGGCGTGGCGTTTGGCCTGAAGCTGATCTGGGGCGACCATGTGCACTGCCTGTTCGCCGAGCCCACCCACTCGCCGTGCATGTTCCTGGGGGTTTACAGCGGTCTGCATGACGCCACCAGCGTGCAGGATTTCGGTATCGACAACGTCACCGCCGCCGATGGCCTGGCGGTAGGCCGCCCTTCCGGCTTCGTTGGCAAGGCCATGCAGCGCCTGCTCGACGGCTATTACACGGTCAGCGACGAAACCCTGTACCGGTTGTTGGTACTGGCTCATGACCTGGAACAGGCACGGCTGGAACCTTCGGCGCTGGCCGGCATGCCGGGGCTGCTGAAGGTGCTCGACTCGCCCGAATACCTGGCACGCATGGGCTTGTCGAGCGAGCGTATGGCCAGGGCTACGCACCTGGTGTGGGGGACCGGCGGCAGCATGGTGCCGGAGGCGGAATTCGCCGCTTATCTGAGCAAAGGCCGCTCAGGCACCTAG
- a CDS encoding FAD-dependent oxidoreductase → MPSASIETECDVLVIGSGAAGLAAAVTAAWHGQKVIVVEKEPVFGGATAWSGGWAWVPRNPLARRAGIEESIEQPRTYLRNELGAYYNAELVDAFLEACPHMVAFFEQHTALQFADGNGIPDMHGDTPGAAEGGHQVIAAPYDAREVGTLLPRLRQTLRETSFMGMPIMAGADLAAFLNLTRSPKALLHVCKRLGRHLYHLARYGRAMHLVNGVALVARLAKSAQDLGVQLQASAPARRLLVENGRVCGAVIATAQGEQAVRANAVVLATGGFPNDLARRQQLFPRDASGHDHLALPPKGCSGDGLRLGESAGGVVATDLKSPVAWAPVSLVPHRDGSVGHFPHIIERGKPGIIGVLANGRRFVNEAHGYYDYVAAMIAAVPPHEEVCSWLVCDHRFLRRYGLGHARPAPLPVWPHLRSGYLRRGATLEALAEACGIDPVGLRATVSEFNHHARNGQDPAFGRGSTPFNRKQGDPQHKGPNPCVAAIEHGPFYAVKVQPGCFGTFAGLRTDASARVLDEAGQPIVGLYAAGTDMASVFGGWYPSGGINLGPALTFGYVAGRHIAGARNYECN, encoded by the coding sequence ATGCCTTCCGCCTCGATTGAAACCGAATGCGATGTACTGGTCATAGGGTCCGGCGCCGCCGGGCTGGCTGCCGCGGTGACGGCTGCCTGGCATGGGCAGAAGGTAATCGTGGTGGAAAAGGAACCGGTGTTCGGCGGAGCCACCGCCTGGTCCGGCGGCTGGGCCTGGGTGCCGCGCAACCCGCTGGCACGCCGCGCCGGGATCGAGGAAAGCATCGAGCAACCGCGCACTTACCTGCGTAACGAGTTGGGGGCGTATTACAACGCAGAGCTGGTAGACGCCTTCCTCGAGGCGTGCCCGCACATGGTGGCGTTCTTTGAACAGCACACGGCGTTGCAGTTTGCCGACGGCAACGGCATACCGGACATGCACGGCGACACGCCAGGTGCGGCCGAGGGTGGGCACCAGGTGATTGCCGCGCCCTATGACGCCCGCGAAGTGGGCACACTACTACCGCGCCTGCGCCAGACCCTGCGCGAAACCTCGTTCATGGGCATGCCGATCATGGCCGGTGCCGACCTTGCCGCGTTCCTCAACCTGACCCGCTCGCCCAAGGCCTTGCTGCACGTATGCAAGCGTCTTGGCCGCCACCTTTACCACCTGGCCCGGTATGGCCGGGCGATGCACCTGGTCAACGGCGTGGCATTGGTGGCGCGCCTGGCCAAGTCGGCGCAGGACCTGGGCGTGCAACTGCAAGCGTCGGCACCGGCCAGGCGCCTGCTGGTCGAGAATGGCCGTGTGTGCGGGGCAGTGATCGCCACGGCGCAGGGCGAACAAGCGGTGCGCGCTAATGCAGTGGTCCTGGCTACCGGCGGCTTCCCCAACGACCTTGCGCGGCGCCAGCAACTGTTCCCGCGCGATGCCAGCGGCCACGACCACCTGGCCTTGCCGCCCAAGGGCTGCTCGGGCGACGGCCTGCGCCTGGGCGAGTCGGCTGGCGGCGTGGTTGCCACCGACCTGAAGTCGCCAGTGGCCTGGGCACCGGTGTCACTGGTGCCGCACCGCGACGGCAGTGTCGGCCACTTCCCGCACATCATCGAGCGCGGCAAGCCAGGCATCATTGGCGTGCTGGCCAACGGCAGGCGTTTCGTCAACGAAGCGCATGGCTATTACGACTACGTGGCGGCCATGATCGCGGCCGTACCGCCGCATGAGGAGGTGTGCTCGTGGCTGGTCTGCGACCACCGTTTCCTGCGCCGCTACGGCCTGGGCCACGCCCGCCCGGCCCCGCTGCCGGTATGGCCGCACCTGCGCAGCGGCTACCTTAGGCGCGGCGCCACGCTCGAAGCCTTGGCCGAGGCTTGCGGCATCGACCCGGTCGGGCTGCGGGCCACGGTCAGCGAATTCAACCACCACGCCCGTAACGGCCAGGACCCTGCCTTCGGCCGTGGCTCCACACCCTTCAACCGCAAGCAGGGCGACCCGCAGCATAAAGGGCCCAACCCCTGCGTGGCAGCGATCGAACACGGGCCGTTCTATGCGGTGAAGGTCCAACCCGGCTGCTTTGGCACCTTTGCCGGGCTGCGCACCGACGCCAGTGCCCGCGTGCTGGACGAGGCCGGGCAGCCCATCGTCGGCCTGTACGCGGCGGGTACCGACATGGCCAGTGTGTTTGGCGGCTGGTACCCGTCGGGTGGCATCAATCTGGGCCCGGCGCTGACCTTTGGCTATGTGGCCGGGCGGCATATTGCCGGGGCGCGGAACTATGAATGCAACTGA
- a CDS encoding IclR family transcriptional regulator: MAGSQIERAFSLVEHLAGEPQGLPLQTLAERMDIPKSATHRMLTELARLGYVRQNRDNSRYQLSAKLVALGFRYLASSGADIIQPILDRLAQDSGELVRLGVIDGARQTWIAKSQGARSGLRYDPDMGRDAPLFYTASGHAWLASLDDEQALQMVLRQGIADPAQFGPKAPRSTDELLAYLHRARQRGYAWVEETSAIGTSALAAVVRRPQSDQVIGVLSIAGPSARLAQSRLTELAPLLLAAAEELSQASRASELFA, from the coding sequence ATGGCTGGTAGTCAGATCGAACGCGCCTTCAGTCTTGTAGAACACCTGGCCGGTGAACCGCAGGGGCTGCCTTTGCAAACCCTGGCCGAGCGTATGGACATCCCCAAGAGTGCTACCCACCGCATGCTCACCGAGCTGGCAAGGCTGGGCTATGTGCGGCAGAACCGTGACAACAGCCGTTACCAGCTCTCGGCCAAGCTGGTGGCTCTGGGCTTTCGTTACCTGGCCAGCAGCGGCGCCGACATCATCCAGCCGATTCTCGACCGCCTGGCCCAGGACAGCGGCGAACTGGTGCGCCTTGGCGTGATCGACGGCGCCCGCCAGACCTGGATTGCCAAGTCCCAGGGCGCCCGCTCGGGGCTGCGCTACGACCCGGACATGGGCCGCGATGCGCCGCTGTTCTACACGGCGTCCGGGCATGCCTGGCTGGCCAGCCTGGATGATGAACAGGCGCTGCAGATGGTCTTGCGGCAGGGGATTGCCGACCCGGCCCAGTTCGGCCCGAAGGCGCCACGCTCCACCGATGAGCTGCTGGCCTATCTGCACCGGGCGCGTCAGCGCGGTTACGCCTGGGTCGAGGAAACCTCGGCGATTGGCACCTCGGCCCTGGCGGCGGTCGTCCGGCGCCCGCAAAGTGACCAGGTGATCGGTGTGCTGAGCATCGCCGGGCCCAGTGCGCGCCTGGCACAGAGCCGCCTGACGGAGCTGGCGCCGTTGCTGCTGGCGGCAGCGGAGGAACTCTCGCAAGCCAGCCGGGCCAGCGAGCTGTTTGCCTGA
- a CDS encoding Gfo/Idh/MocA family protein, producing MNAPLRIALIGAGIMGRQHYRHLFTVPQARLCAVADPGSQAETFAAECGVPCFADHRRMLESARPEAVIVANPNNLHVATALDCIEAGIPVLVEKPVGVHLDEVRALVEASRRRNVPVLVGHHRRHNPLINQARQVITDGKLGRLINVTALWQLQKPDSYFDTPWRREPGAGFLLTNLIHDLDLLRYLCGEVEQVQAFTRNDVRGYANEDSAAVLLQFANGALGSLTGSDAVAAPWSWELDSGESPVYPRQEGQPCYLLAGTRGALSIPQLKRWHYAEAGAGWHTPLLHSEETIPAGEALTLQLQHFVRVARGEQAPLIDAADGGRTLALIEAIRKAAYSGRACAPEQVA from the coding sequence TTGAACGCACCCCTTCGTATCGCCTTGATCGGCGCTGGCATCATGGGCCGGCAGCATTACCGGCATCTGTTCACTGTGCCGCAAGCCCGCCTGTGTGCCGTGGCCGATCCGGGCTCGCAGGCCGAGACCTTTGCCGCCGAATGCGGCGTGCCATGTTTTGCCGACCATCGGCGCATGCTGGAGAGCGCGCGTCCCGAGGCCGTGATCGTCGCCAACCCGAACAACCTGCACGTCGCCACTGCGCTGGACTGCATCGAGGCCGGCATCCCCGTGCTGGTGGAAAAACCGGTGGGTGTGCACCTGGATGAAGTACGCGCGCTGGTCGAGGCCTCGCGTCGGCGCAATGTGCCGGTACTGGTCGGCCATCACCGTCGGCACAACCCGCTGATCAACCAGGCTCGCCAGGTAATTACCGACGGCAAGCTGGGCCGCTTGATCAACGTTACCGCGCTGTGGCAATTGCAAAAGCCCGACAGCTACTTCGACACCCCATGGCGCCGCGAGCCGGGTGCCGGTTTCCTGCTGACCAACCTGATCCATGATCTGGACCTGCTGCGCTACCTGTGCGGCGAGGTGGAGCAGGTACAGGCCTTCACCCGCAACGATGTGCGCGGGTATGCCAACGAAGACAGCGCAGCGGTGTTGCTGCAGTTCGCCAATGGGGCGTTGGGCAGCCTGACCGGCTCCGACGCGGTAGCCGCGCCCTGGAGCTGGGAACTGGATTCTGGCGAAAGCCCGGTGTACCCGCGTCAGGAGGGCCAGCCATGCTACTTGCTCGCCGGCACCCGGGGCGCGCTGAGCATTCCCCAGCTCAAGCGCTGGCACTACGCTGAGGCAGGCGCGGGCTGGCACACGCCATTGCTGCACAGCGAGGAAACCATTCCCGCAGGCGAAGCACTGACCCTGCAGTTGCAGCACTTCGTGCGGGTTGCCCGGGGCGAGCAGGCGCCGCTGATCGACGCGGCCGACGGTGGCCGCACCTTGGCCTTGATCGAAGCGATTCGCAAGGCAGCGTACAGCGGCCGGGCCTGTGCGCCCGAACAGGTCGCCTGA
- a CDS encoding sugar phosphate isomerase/epimerase family protein encodes MTDRMFSLAALTVLELSPPAMVEAAARAGYSHVGLRLVPATEQEQHFPLVADGDLRRKTQARLRDTGIKVLDLEILRLKADTSVASFEPILAVGAELGGTELLVAGNDADEARLTERFAALCDLAADYGIHPHLEFMPWTDVRDLRQAMRVVANADRGNGCVLVDAFHFNRSSCSLHDLVQLAPQRMRYAQLCDVAGPVPADMDEILRQARNERRFPGEGDADLVGLLRALPPNVPLSLEIPTRQLLAQGISGEQRARMALEKAMAVLAKV; translated from the coding sequence ATGACTGATCGAATGTTCTCCCTGGCGGCGCTGACCGTTCTCGAACTGTCCCCACCCGCCATGGTTGAAGCCGCAGCCCGCGCCGGCTACAGCCATGTTGGCCTGCGCCTGGTGCCTGCCACCGAGCAGGAGCAGCATTTTCCGCTGGTGGCCGATGGTGACCTGCGCCGCAAGACCCAGGCGCGTCTGCGCGACACGGGTATCAAGGTGCTCGACCTGGAAATCCTGCGCCTGAAGGCGGACACCAGTGTGGCCAGTTTCGAGCCGATTCTGGCCGTGGGCGCCGAACTGGGTGGCACAGAACTTCTGGTGGCTGGCAACGATGCGGACGAGGCACGCCTGACCGAGCGTTTCGCCGCGCTGTGCGACCTGGCGGCGGACTACGGTATTCATCCGCACCTGGAGTTCATGCCCTGGACCGATGTACGTGACTTGCGCCAGGCCATGCGGGTGGTAGCCAATGCCGACCGCGGCAACGGCTGCGTGCTGGTGGATGCGTTCCACTTCAACCGCTCCAGCTGTTCGTTGCACGACCTGGTGCAGCTGGCGCCGCAGCGCATGCGCTACGCCCAGTTGTGCGACGTCGCTGGCCCGGTGCCGGCCGACATGGACGAAATCCTGCGCCAGGCACGCAATGAGCGGCGTTTCCCCGGCGAAGGCGATGCCGACCTGGTCGGCCTGCTGCGCGCCTTGCCGCCGAACGTACCGCTGAGCCTGGAAATTCCCACGCGGCAGCTGCTGGCGCAGGGCATCAGTGGGGAACAGCGTGCGCGCATGGCACTGGAGAAAGCCATGGCGGTGCTGGCCAAGGTCTGA
- a CDS encoding MFS transporter, protein MNHSRTTPAAPRTPQGSIGDKLRGAFAVGKTRWGMLALVFFATTLNYIDRAALGIMQPILAKEMSWTAMDYANINFWFQVGYAIGFLLQGRLIDRVGVKRAFFFAVLLWSLATGAHGLATSAAGFMVCRFILGLTEAANYPACVKTVRLWFPAGERAIATGLFNAGTNVGAMVTPALLPLILAVWGWQAAFIAMGSLGLVWVVLWVLKYYNPEDHPRVRQSEVEYIQQGDTAEPNRVPFSRILRLRGTWAFAVAYAITAPVFWFYLYWLPPFLNQQYSLGINVTQMGIPLIIIWLTADFGSIGGGVLSSWLIGRGMRATTARLVSMLIFACTMLSVTFAANASGLWVAVVAISLAVGAHQAWTANIWSLVMDYTPRHLVSTVFGFGSMCAAIGGMFMTQIVGSVLTATNNNYAVLFTLIPAMYFLALVWMYFMAPRKVEHA, encoded by the coding sequence ATGAACCACTCCAGGACCACTCCCGCCGCCCCTCGGACGCCCCAGGGTTCGATCGGCGACAAGCTTCGCGGCGCCTTCGCCGTCGGCAAGACCCGCTGGGGCATGCTTGCCCTGGTATTCTTCGCCACCACCCTGAACTACATCGACCGTGCCGCGCTGGGCATCATGCAGCCAATCCTGGCCAAGGAAATGAGCTGGACGGCGATGGACTACGCCAACATCAACTTCTGGTTCCAGGTCGGCTACGCCATCGGTTTCCTGCTGCAGGGCCGGCTGATCGACAGGGTCGGGGTCAAACGCGCGTTCTTCTTCGCCGTGCTGCTATGGAGCCTGGCCACCGGCGCCCATGGCCTGGCCACGTCGGCCGCCGGTTTCATGGTCTGCCGCTTCATCCTCGGCCTGACCGAGGCAGCCAACTACCCGGCCTGTGTGAAGACCGTGCGCCTGTGGTTCCCGGCGGGGGAGCGCGCCATCGCCACCGGCCTGTTCAATGCCGGTACCAACGTCGGCGCCATGGTCACCCCGGCCCTGCTGCCGCTGATCCTGGCGGTGTGGGGCTGGCAGGCCGCGTTCATCGCCATGGGTAGCCTGGGCCTGGTGTGGGTGGTGCTGTGGGTGCTGAAGTACTACAACCCGGAAGACCATCCCCGCGTGCGCCAGAGCGAGGTGGAATACATCCAGCAGGGCGATACCGCCGAGCCAAACCGCGTGCCGTTCAGCCGCATTCTGCGCCTGCGTGGCACCTGGGCCTTCGCGGTGGCCTATGCGATTACCGCGCCGGTGTTCTGGTTCTATCTGTACTGGTTGCCACCGTTCCTCAACCAACAGTACAGCCTGGGTATCAACGTGACCCAGATGGGTATCCCGCTGATCATCATCTGGCTGACAGCGGACTTCGGCAGCATCGGCGGCGGCGTCCTGTCGTCCTGGCTGATCGGGCGCGGCATGCGCGCCACCACGGCGCGCCTGGTGTCGATGCTGATCTTCGCCTGCACCATGCTCAGCGTTACCTTCGCCGCCAATGCCAGTGGCCTGTGGGTCGCGGTGGTCGCCATCTCGCTGGCAGTGGGCGCGCACCAGGCGTGGACGGCCAATATCTGGAGCCTGGTGATGGACTACACACCCCGGCACCTGGTGAGTACGGTGTTCGGCTTTGGCAGCATGTGCGCGGCGATTGGCGGCATGTTCATGACCCAGATCGTCGGCAGCGTACTGACCGCCACAAACAACAACTATGCGGTGTTGTTCACCCTGATTCCGGCCATGTACTTCCTGGCGCTGGTGTGGATGTACTTCATGGCGCCGCGCAAGGTCGAGCACGCCTAG
- a CDS encoding histone-like nucleoid-structuring protein, MvaT/MvaU family produces MVQRVIAEFRALEHLLAAKKSELSFIKIDPHLKREFEFEGKLRDLLAEYQFGLSDILAIRGIEDEDSKHSWSPPLPLRRFRARQSKYYRNPYTGEMVEAKSTLNKTLQLWMQQYGREEVKRWATVWYRHPGANPCSALPILFRPAVPSNDGPVSFGMVRTTASPTDHRNRSVTEH; encoded by the coding sequence GTGGTTCAACGTGTTATCGCCGAATTCCGTGCACTCGAACACCTGCTCGCCGCCAAGAAGTCCGAACTCTCTTTCATAAAAATCGATCCGCACCTCAAGCGCGAATTCGAGTTCGAAGGCAAACTCCGCGACCTGCTCGCCGAATACCAATTCGGCTTATCGGATATATTGGCAATCAGAGGGATCGAGGACGAAGATAGCAAACATTCATGGTCGCCCCCTTTACCACTCCGCCGCTTCAGGGCACGGCAAAGCAAGTACTACAGAAACCCGTACACCGGTGAGATGGTAGAAGCGAAGAGCACGTTAAACAAAACACTGCAATTGTGGATGCAACAGTACGGCCGCGAGGAGGTGAAACGCTGGGCAACTGTGTGGTACCGCCACCCTGGCGCCAACCCATGCTCTGCCCTGCCGATACTTTTCCGACCTGCGGTGCCGAGTAACGACGGCCCCGTCTCCTTCGGCATGGTCCGAACCACCGCCTCGCCCACAGACCACCGCAACCGTTCGGTAACCGAACACTAG